From Cervus elaphus chromosome 33, mCerEla1.1, whole genome shotgun sequence, the proteins below share one genomic window:
- the B3GALT1 gene encoding beta-1,3-galactosyltransferase 1: MASKVSCLYVLTVVCWASALWYLSVTRPTSSYTGSKPFSHLTVARKNFTFGNIRTRPINPHSFEFLINEPNKCEKNIPFLVILISTTHKEFDARQAIRETWGDENNFKGIKIATLFLLGKNADPVLNQMVEQESQIFHDIIVEDFIDSYHNLTLKTLMGMRWVATFCSKAKYVMKTDSDIFVNMDNLIYKLLKPSTKPRRRYFTGYVINGGPIRDVRSKWYMPRDLYPDSNYPPFCSGTGYIFSADVAELIYKTSLHTRLLHLEDVYVGLCLRKLGIHPFQNSGFNHWKMAYSLCRYRRVITVHQISPEEMHRIWNDMSSKKHLRC, from the coding sequence ATGGCTTCGAAGGTCTCCTGTTTATACGTCTTGACCGTGGTGTGCTGGGCCAGCGCTCTCTGGTACTTGAGTGTAACTCGTCCAACTTCCTCCTATACTGGCTCCAAGCCATTCAGTCATCTGACAGTTGCAAGGAAAAACTTCACCTTTGGCAACATAAGAACTCGACCTATAAACCCCCATTCTTTTGAATTTCTGATAAATGAGCCCAACAAATGTGAGAAAAACATTCCTTTCCTCGTCATCCTCATCAGCACCACCCATAAAGAGTTCGATGCCCGCCAGGCGATCCGAGAGACCTGGGGGGACGAGAACAACTTCAAAGGGATCAAGATAGCCACCCTGTTCCTCCTGGGCAAGAACGCGGATCCTGTTCTCAACCAGATGGTGGAGCAAGAGAGCCAGATCTTTCACGACATCATCGTGGAGGACTTCATTGATTCCTACCATAACCTTACCCTCAAAACCTTGATGGGGATGAGATGGGTGGCCACTTTTTGTTCGAAAGCCAAGTATGTCATGAAAACAGACAGTGACATTTTTGTCAACATGGACAACCTTATTTACAAACTATTAAAACCCTCCACCAAGCCACGAAGAAGGTATTTTACTGGCTATGTCATCAATGGAGGGCCCATCCGAGATGTCCGCAGTAAGTGGTATATGCCCAGGGATTTGTACCCTGACAGCAACTACCCGCCCTTCTGCTCGGGGACCGGCTATATCTTTTCAGCTGATGTGGCTGAGCTCATTTACAAGACCTCACTCCACACCAGGCTGCTTCACCTGGAGGATGTGTATGTGGGACTGTGTCTTCGAAAGCTGGGCATCCATCCTTTCCAGAACAGTGGCTTCAATCACTGGAAAATGGCCTACAGTTTGTGTAGGTACCGCCGAGTGATCACCGTGCATCAGATCTCTCCAGAGGAAATGCACAGAATCTGGAATGACATGTCAAGCAAGAAACATCTCAGATGTTAG